One Caenibius sp. WL genomic window, CCGCTTTTTCGCGGATATGGCAGGTGTTGAGCACGACCAGATCGGCGTCCTGGCCATCGGCGGCAGGGGTCATGCCCTTCTCGGCGAGGAGTTCGGCCATGCGTTCGCCGTCATAGACGTTCATCTGGCAGCCGAAGCTCTTGACGCGGTAGGTCTTGGGGGCGGGGGAGGCAGTCATGGGCGCGCGTTTACGGGAAAAGCGTGGTTTCGGGAAGGGGGTCAGCCCGCGGCCATCCGCGCGGCAATGGCATCGCGCGCGGCGGCGGCCATGGCCTTGCGATTCTGCAGAGTATCGCCCGTCAGCGGATCGAGGAAATGGAGGTCGAGCCGGATCGGGCGCCAGCGCGCCAGCATGCGGCTAAAATTGGCGGTGCCGGGATCGTCGCCGACCCAAGCGACGCCGGGCCCATCGGCATAGCGCAGCAGCACCGGCTGAATCGTCAACCCTTCGGGCAGCGGTTCCAGCGCGGAAAGCAGCGCGCTTTTGAATGGCAGCAACCGCGTGCCGTCGCTGGTGGTGCCTTCGATGAAAATAGTCAGGGCGCCATCGCCCGCCACGGCATGGCGGACTTCCGCGATCTGCGTACCGATCGTGGCGCGGCGATCGCGCGCGATGAACACGGTGTCGTTGAGATCGGCGAGGAATTTGAACAGGCGCGATCCGGTCAGCCCGTCGTGCGCGACAAAGGCGCTGCCGGTCGTGGCGAGCAGCGCGGGGATATCCATCCAGCTGACGTGGTTGGGGAGATAGAGCGCATTGCCACGCGGCGTGCCGTGAACGCGCGGCCGCAGCCCGATGATCGCGCAGAACCCCAGAAAGAAGATTCGCGGCCAGATGCGCCGGAACCCGAGCAGGCGCCACAGCGCGGCCGGTGGCGCGATAAGCACCAGCACGCCAAGCAAGAGGATGAGGCGCAAGACGAGAAGGGCCCGCCCTGACACACCGGGGGCGGGGTGCCGGGGCCGGGCCCTGTTGTCCGTTTCGTCCTGCCCTGATGGGGGCAGCATCGGATCAATCCTCGCGGTCGATCCGCACGCCGTAGAGTTCCATCCGGTGATCGACCAGGCGATAACCCAGCTTCTCCGCGATTCGGCGCTGGAGCGCTTCCAATTCGGGATCGACGAATTCGAGCACTTTGCCGGTTTCCACGTCGATCAGATGGTCATGATGGGCTTCGGGCGCCGCTTCGTAGCGGGCGCGGCCATCGCCGAAATCGTGGCGATCGAGAATGCCCGCTTCTTCGAACAGGCGCACGGTGCGGTAAACGGTGGCGATGGAAATGCCGGGATCGATCGCCGATGCCCGCTCGTGCAGCTTTTCCACGTCCGGATGGTCCCGGCTTTCCGAAAGTACGCGGGCGATCACCCGCCGCTGTTCGGTGATCCGCAAGCCGCGATCGTGGCATAGCTGTTCGATATCGATGGCTTGTTGCAATGTATCCTCGGGGTAAAAATAAAGCGCCCCGCCACCTTAGCGGGGCGGGGCGCAACTAACAAGTTTGGGGGAACGTTACTTGGCGGCGGCAGCGCGCGGCTTGCGGCCCCGTTTCTGACCCGGCTTGCGGCCAAGACCGATCTTCTTCGCCAGTTCGCGGCGCGTCTTGGCATAGTTCGGAGCGACCAGCGGGTAATCGGCATTAAGACCCCAGCGCGCGCGATAGTCTTCGGTGGTCATATCGTGATCGGTGGCAAGATGCCGCTTGAGCATCTTCATCTTCTTGCCGCATTCGAGGCAGACGATGTAATCCGGTTTCACCGATGAACGGAGCGAAACCGCGGGTTCGGGCTTCGCCTCTACTGCCGGTGCGGCTTCGCCCAGGCCCGACAGGGCCCCGTAAACATTGGCGATCAGCGAGGGGACTTCGTCCACCGCGACGTTATTGTTGGCAACATGCGCTGCGACAATATCAGACGTGAGCGTGATAAGTGTCTCTTTCATGTCGTGCTGTATGGCTTCCATATCGATGCCTCTTGAAATCTTCGGCGGACTATCTTGCGCGCAGTCGCCATTGGGTGCCCCGTGAGGGGGCCATTGCCCTTAGTGTCACCAATTTTCAAGAGGAACCGCACAGGAATAGCCCGGTATGACGAAATGTCAGGGATGATCCGGGCTCAAGTATTTTTCAAACGTCAGTGCATCCAACCGGTTGCCATCAATACTCTTGTAATATTGAACCCGCCGTCCGATTTGGCTGAATCCGAAGCCGCGATAAAGAAATTCTGCCGGATTCCCTTCTCTCATTTCCAGCAGGAGGCGGTTGTGGCCGTGATGTCTGGCATCCTCGGCAAATGATTCCAGCAGCTTTTTGCCAAGTCCACGCCCACGCATCGCGGGGCGGACGGCCAGAAGCAGAAGTTCCGCTTCATCGAATAGGCCGCGGATCATGAAAAACCCGGCGGCGACCGCATCGCCGACCGGGCGGTTTCCGTGTTCGTCGAGCAGGCCATAGCGGCAATTGCCGATTGTCAGGGCGTCCACCACCTGGCGGCGGGTCCATGCTTCACCGAAGGCCGGATCGAACGCCAGCGCCATCACGTCCATGATCCGGTCGATATCGGCGGCGGTTTCGTCGATCATGCGTTCGCACCCGGCAGTTTGGCATCGGGAGGGCGGCCGTAAAGCGGCGCGATATCCTGCAACAGGGCGGTATCGCCAAGCAAGGAGAAGCGGCGCGCATCGGGCAGGAGAGGCATTGCTTCGCCGCGCCCGCGCAGGGCGACCAGCGCTTCGGCCTGGCTGCCTGCGATGCAATCGTGCCCCACCGCCGCGGCGGCGTCGGCGGGGCGCAGGGATGCCAGCGGTGTCTGCGGGGTGCCATCGGCGGCGAAATCCTGGACGAACCATTCGCCGTGCCCGCCGGTCATCGCCACGCTCACCCCCTGAGTGCCAGCCTCATCCGATTGCGCGCGAGCCATCGCCGCGACGAGCGCCAGCGTG contains:
- a CDS encoding lysophospholipid acyltransferase family protein — encoded protein: MLPPSGQDETDNRARPRHPAPGVSGRALLVLRLILLLGVLVLIAPPAALWRLLGFRRIWPRIFFLGFCAIIGLRPRVHGTPRGNALYLPNHVSWMDIPALLATTGSAFVAHDGLTGSRLFKFLADLNDTVFIARDRRATIGTQIAEVRHAVAGDGALTIFIEGTTSDGTRLLPFKSALLSALEPLPEGLTIQPVLLRYADGPGVAWVGDDPGTANFSRMLARWRPIRLDLHFLDPLTGDTLQNRKAMAAAARDAIAARMAAG
- a CDS encoding Fur family transcriptional regulator encodes the protein MQQAIDIEQLCHDRGLRITEQRRVIARVLSESRDHPDVEKLHERASAIDPGISIATVYRTVRLFEEAGILDRHDFGDGRARYEAAPEAHHDHLIDVETGKVLEFVDPELEALQRRIAEKLGYRLVDHRMELYGVRIDRED
- a CDS encoding MucR family transcriptional regulator codes for the protein MEAIQHDMKETLITLTSDIVAAHVANNNVAVDEVPSLIANVYGALSGLGEAAPAVEAKPEPAVSLRSSVKPDYIVCLECGKKMKMLKRHLATDHDMTTEDYRARWGLNADYPLVAPNYAKTRRELAKKIGLGRKPGQKRGRKPRAAAAK
- a CDS encoding GNAT family N-acetyltransferase, translated to MIDETAADIDRIMDVMALAFDPAFGEAWTRRQVVDALTIGNCRYGLLDEHGNRPVGDAVAAGFFMIRGLFDEAELLLLAVRPAMRGRGLGKKLLESFAEDARHHGHNRLLLEMREGNPAEFLYRGFGFSQIGRRVQYYKSIDGNRLDALTFEKYLSPDHP
- the tsaB gene encoding tRNA (adenosine(37)-N6)-threonylcarbamoyltransferase complex dimerization subunit type 1 TsaB; its protein translation is MRTLAIDCATENCSAALFDDGAPVAGECRLLGRGHAEHLVPMIARLPERGKAGRIAVSLGPGSFTGVRIGLAAARALALAWNAQVVGYPTLALVAAMARAQSDEAGTQGVSVAMTGGHGEWFVQDFAADGTPQTPLASLRPADAAAAVGHDCIAGSQAEALVALRGRGEAMPLLPDARRFSLLGDTALLQDIAPLYGRPPDAKLPGANA